Within Amycolatopsis sp. cg5, the genomic segment AAGACCTGACGAAAGCCACTTTCGGGCTCACGAGGGATCAGGGTGGGCTGGCGGCGGCGAAGGCATCGGCCGCGAGGAAGGCGTCTTGGCCGTAAGCGGTGGCCCCGTTGTAGGCGAAAAGCGCCTTCCACCAGCCCGCGGGCGTGGCGAGGTCGTCGCCGGAGCCGCACAGGATGCGGGCGGCGGTGAACGCGGAGTCGTCGATGTTCTGCGGGTCGGGGCGGGCCCCGTCTCCGTCAGCTCGGGCGGCCCAGCGTTCCCAGGTGGACGGCAGGATCTGGAGCGGGCCGACGGCGCGGTCCCAGTGGGGGTCGCCGTCGAGCCTGCCGCCGTCGGTGTCGGGCACCGAGGGGACGCCGGGTGAGCCGTCGAGCACCGGGCCGGTGATCGGCAGCGTCGCGCGGCCGTCGCCGCCGATGGTGACGGCGGTGAAGTTGCCGCGCTGCGCTTCGACGCGGCCGATGCCCGCGAGTGTCGGCCACGTCAAATGACAGCCGGACTTCTGCGAACGCATCCACATCTCGGCGCGGCCGTACGCGGCGAGCACGCGCGCGGGCACCTGGCTCTGCGCGGACACTTTCGCCGCCCATGCCTCGAGCTCGACCTGGTCGGAGATCTTCGGCCGGTCTTCCGGGGCGGCGAGCGCTGCGTGCGGGACGGCGACGCCCGGCCGTGGCCTCGGGTCCGGCGGCGGCAGTGGCGCCGGGGACGAGGCGGCCGGTTCGCCGCCCGGCCGGGTGACGCCGACGGTCAGGATGAGGATGAGCGCGGTGAGGATCAGCCCGATGGTGAGCGCGATCCGGCCGAGTAGTCGCCGGGCAGGCGGCTGCTGGGGCGGAGGCAGAACGTCAACCGGGGGCTCGACCACCCGAACAGGTTACTTCCACTGTCACACGGAAGAGTGATCACCGCAGGTCATGGCCAGCGGAAGGTAAAAATGCCAGGTCCGCCACATCGCTCGCCGAATTCGTTATGGAAGCCACGTCGTGCGGGCTGACCTGCGGTTACCCTAACCTAACCGGAGAAAAACGCCGGATATGCGTGCTATGTCCCGAGACCGCGACTGGACTTACAGGCAAGCCTTACCTAAAAACATCTGGACATGTGTTGGCGGTGAGGAGGAAAGACCGTGGTGTTCTCGAGCGCGCTCATCGGGCTCCGCGAGGGCCTGGAGGCGGCTCTCGTCGTCAGCATCCTGGTCGCCTTCCTGGTCAAGACCGACCGCAAGCACGCGCTGCGCTGGGTCTGGCCCGGCGTCGGCGCCGCGGTGCTGCTCTCGGTCGCGGTCGGCGCGATCCTCACCTACACCACCGCGCAGCTGGGCTTCGAGCAGCAGGAACTGCTCGGCGGCGCGCTCTCGATCGTCGCCGTCGTCTTCGTCACCGCGATGATCTTCTGGATGCGCAAGGCCTCCCGCAGCATCGCCGCCGAGCTGCGCGGCAAGATGGACCAGGCGCTCAATGTCGGTCCGCTCGCGGTGCTGCTGCTCTCGTTCCTCGCGGTCGGCCGTGAAGGCCTCGAGACCGCCGTCTTCTTCTACTCGGCCGTGCAGACCGCGCAGTCCGGCACCGCGCAGCCGTTGATCGGCTTCTCGATCGGCATCGTCATCGCGATCGTGCTGGCGTACCTGCTCTACCGCGGCGCCGTCCGCTTCAACCTGGGCACCTTCTTCACGATCACGGGTGTGCTGCTCGTGTTCGTGGCCGCAGGCGTGCTCGGCTACGGCCTGCACGACCTGCAGGAGGCGCGTTTCCTGCCCGGCATCGGCACGCTCCTCTTCGACGCGTCGGAGCGGCTGCCGGAGACCTCCTGGTACGGCGCGCTGCTCAAGGGGATCTTCAACTACTCGCAGCAGACCACCTGGCTGCAGGCGATCGCGTGGCTGGCCTACGTCGTGATCGTCCTCCCGCTGTTCCTCAGGCCGACGACGAAAACCGTGCAACCTCCCGCGAACGCGGGCGTGAAGGAGTGACCGTGTTCAAGAAGACTCTCGCCGTCGTGGCCGGTGTCGGCGCGATGACCGCGCTGACCGCTTGCGGTGGCAAGGAGGACACGGGCGGCGCCGCCGCGGGCGGCCCGGTCAAGGTCGACGCCTCCGACACCGCGTGCGCCGTCTCGGCGAACACCGCCGCCGCGGGCAACGTGACCTTCGAGATCACGAACAAGGGCGCCAAGGTCACCGAGTTTTACCTCTACGGCGAGGGCGACCGGATCATGGGCGAGGTCGAGAACATCGCGCCGGGGCTCAGCCGCAGGCTGATCGTCGAGGTCTCCGAAGCGGGCAAGTACCAGGCGACCTGCAAGCCGGGCATGGCCGGTTCGGGCATCCGCAGCGACTTCACCGTCACCGGCGGCGCGGCCAAGCAGAACGACACCAACGCGCAGAAGTCCGCGGCGACCAAGAGCTACGCGTCCTACGTCGCCAACAACGTCACCGCGCTCGAAGAGGAGACCGCGAAGTTCGTCGCCGCGGTCAAGGCGGGCAAGACCGACGAGGCCAAGACCGGCTACGCGCGCACCCGGACCTACTACGAGCGCATCGAGCCGGTCGCGGAGAAGTTCGGCGACCTCGACCCCGCGATCGACGTCCGCGAGGCCGACGTCGAGGCCGGGCAGAAGTTCACCGGCTTCCACCGCCTGGAGAAGGACCTGTGGACCACCGGCCTGCAGCCGGACAGCGGCGAGATCGCCGACAAGCTGCTCGCCGACGTCAAGGAGCTCGGCACGAAGTCGAAGGCGCTCGAGCTGACCGCGCTCGACCTCGCCAACGGCGCGAAGGGCCTGCTCGACGAGGTCGCCACCGGCAAGATCACCGGCGAAGAGGAGACCTTCTCGCACACCGACCTGTGGGACTTCCAGGCCAACCTGGACGGTTCGAAGGGCGCGATCAACGCGCTGCGCCCGCTGCTGCAGGACAAGGACGCCGCACTCGTGTCCACTTTGGACAAGGAGTTCAACAACGTGCAGGCGCTGCTCGACAAGCAGCGCACCGGTGACGGTTTCAAGCTCTAC encodes:
- a CDS encoding murein transglycosylase, giving the protein MVEPPVDVLPPPQQPPARRLLGRIALTIGLILTALILILTVGVTRPGGEPAASSPAPLPPPDPRPRPGVAVPHAALAAPEDRPKISDQVELEAWAAKVSAQSQVPARVLAAYGRAEMWMRSQKSGCHLTWPTLAGIGRVEAQRGNFTAVTIGGDGRATLPITGPVLDGSPGVPSVPDTDGGRLDGDPHWDRAVGPLQILPSTWERWAARADGDGARPDPQNIDDSAFTAARILCGSGDDLATPAGWWKALFAYNGATAYGQDAFLAADAFAAASPP
- the efeU gene encoding iron uptake transporter permease EfeU, with product MVFSSALIGLREGLEAALVVSILVAFLVKTDRKHALRWVWPGVGAAVLLSVAVGAILTYTTAQLGFEQQELLGGALSIVAVVFVTAMIFWMRKASRSIAAELRGKMDQALNVGPLAVLLLSFLAVGREGLETAVFFYSAVQTAQSGTAQPLIGFSIGIVIAIVLAYLLYRGAVRFNLGTFFTITGVLLVFVAAGVLGYGLHDLQEARFLPGIGTLLFDASERLPETSWYGALLKGIFNYSQQTTWLQAIAWLAYVVIVLPLFLRPTTKTVQPPANAGVKE
- the efeO gene encoding iron uptake system protein EfeO, producing the protein MTALTACGGKEDTGGAAAGGPVKVDASDTACAVSANTAAAGNVTFEITNKGAKVTEFYLYGEGDRIMGEVENIAPGLSRRLIVEVSEAGKYQATCKPGMAGSGIRSDFTVTGGAAKQNDTNAQKSAATKSYASYVANNVTALEEETAKFVAAVKAGKTDEAKTGYARTRTYYERIEPVAEKFGDLDPAIDVREADVEAGQKFTGFHRLEKDLWTTGLQPDSGEIADKLLADVKELGTKSKALELTALDLANGAKGLLDEVATGKITGEEETFSHTDLWDFQANLDGSKGAINALRPLLQDKDAALVSTLDKEFNNVQALLDKQRTGDGFKLYTELSQDQVKEFASAVDALSEPLSKVAEVVAQ